The following are encoded in a window of Astyanax mexicanus isolate ESR-SI-001 chromosome 6, AstMex3_surface, whole genome shotgun sequence genomic DNA:
- the leng1 gene encoding leukocyte receptor cluster member 1, protein MNILPKKSWHVRNKDNIARVRRDEAQAAEEEREIHRRAERAEQEARTDFLRKKSRIALEQRGVDRVDEEQSRGSSEIEHLNLFPLEDSSEKKGNAEYLREKKEEKEKQERAIGLLVSLGPVPGTEATPWYLKQREEKEKEEKEKDKKPKDLRKSITEEEREKKDRKLKERLDPFMDMKKALAVKDRKEKKHKKKDKKDRGEKRSGESSIEKLRAERLQREQEERRRAQALLDERSGVGKKREAEKEMGDRERPYHSAYFPELARKRQRRDRDYSGFC, encoded by the exons ATGAATATTCTTCCAAAGAAGAGCTGGCACGTGCGCAATAAAGACAATATAGCGCGCGTGCGGCGGGATGAGGCTCAAGCAGCAGAAGAGGAGCGCGAAATCCATCGGAGAGCAGAGCGCGCAGAGCAAGAG GCTCGAACAGACTTCCTAAGGAAGAAGTCTCGCATAGCCCTTGAGCAAAGAGGAGTAGATAGAGTGGATGAAGAGCAGAGCCGAGGTTCAAGCGAGATTGAGCAtctgaacttgtttcctttggaGGACTCTTCAGAAAAGAAGGGAAATGCAGAATATCTcagagagaaaaaggaggagaag GAGAAACAGGAGCGTGCCATTGGCCTGTTGGTGTCTCTTGGTCCTGTCCCTGGAACTGAGGCCACACCCTGGTATCTaaaacagagagaagaaaaggagaaggaagaaaaggagaaagacaaAAAGCCAAAGGATTTAAGAAAAAGCATAacggaggaggagagagagaagaaagatcGGAAGTTAAAG GAGAGGCTCGACCCTTTTATGGACATGAAAAAAGCCCTTGCAGTAaaagacagaaaagagaaaaaacacaagaaGAAAGATAAGAAAGATAGAGGGGAGAAGAGGAGTGGTGAAAG CTCTATTGAAAAGCTGCGTGCTGAACGTCTGCAAAGAGAACAGGAGGAGAGGAGGCGAGCACAAGCACTGCTGGATGAGAGGAGCGgagtggggaaaaaaagagaagcagAGAAGGAAATGGGGGACAGAGAGAGACCGTACCACAGTGCCTATTTTCCTGAGCTGGCCCGGAAAAGACAGAGAAGAGACAGAGACTATTCTGGCTTCTGCTAG